Proteins encoded together in one Gemmatimonadota bacterium DH-78 window:
- a CDS encoding 6-bladed beta-propeller, with amino-acid sequence MRGIRLRLILLALLVLLGCDPPSPRMPLTERIDSAGLEIVISSEPTTSWLRIAPTPDLRIGGADAHGAAQFGAVQGVAVASDGSIWVADRQTADVRVFEADGTHRVTVGGRGDGPGEFRVVRLLGQAGDSMAVVDDRTGRLSWFDLGGVLLTESLIHRRGSSAPVVYGVGSDGRLAGAIQRLVSADTMDPGTVFEGEIDFVGWKHPESPPRTIATVPTSSWLFTGTSQIPIPFTTNASLAVARHWVVTRGVRPELLHLSDDGGRRITRVRRAPRPVGADMRQAYEAFVRSVYPEDRRQPFLEALHHPAVPDTAPAYTRLLVDTAGRVWAQHFTADRRSLGDWDVFDPDGSLTAVVANPPGVWLHAITDRAAVGVWLDALDVPRVQRHAIVPPRASRSPAPIPP; translated from the coding sequence ATGAGAGGCATTCGGCTCCGCCTCATCCTCCTCGCCCTCCTGGTTCTCCTCGGCTGCGATCCGCCCAGCCCTCGGATGCCGCTCACCGAGCGGATCGACTCGGCCGGACTCGAGATCGTCATCTCGAGCGAGCCGACCACATCGTGGCTCCGCATCGCCCCCACCCCCGATCTCCGGATCGGTGGGGCCGACGCACATGGCGCGGCGCAGTTCGGCGCGGTCCAGGGTGTCGCCGTCGCATCGGACGGATCGATCTGGGTAGCCGATCGCCAGACCGCAGACGTGCGAGTGTTCGAGGCCGACGGCACGCACCGGGTCACCGTGGGAGGTCGGGGCGATGGCCCCGGTGAGTTTCGGGTCGTCCGGCTCCTTGGACAGGCCGGCGACTCGATGGCCGTCGTCGACGATCGCACCGGCCGATTGTCCTGGTTCGACCTCGGCGGAGTTCTGCTGACCGAATCACTGATCCACCGGCGAGGGAGCTCCGCGCCGGTGGTGTACGGTGTGGGGTCGGACGGCCGACTGGCGGGAGCGATTCAACGCCTGGTATCGGCCGACACGATGGACCCCGGGACCGTCTTCGAAGGCGAGATCGACTTCGTCGGGTGGAAGCACCCGGAGTCCCCGCCGCGCACGATCGCCACAGTGCCGACCTCCTCGTGGCTCTTCACCGGAACGAGCCAGATCCCCATACCGTTCACCACGAATGCGAGCCTCGCGGTGGCGCGGCACTGGGTCGTGACCCGTGGTGTCAGGCCGGAGTTGCTTCACTTGTCCGACGACGGTGGGAGAAGGATCACCCGTGTCCGACGAGCTCCGCGCCCCGTAGGCGCCGACATGCGACAGGCCTACGAGGCCTTCGTCCGTAGCGTCTATCCGGAGGATCGGCGGCAGCCGTTTCTGGAGGCCCTCCACCATCCCGCAGTACCCGACACGGCCCCGGCATACACGAGGCTCCTGGTCGACACCGCCGGTCGCGTCTGGGCTCAACATTTCACAGCCGACCGGCGCTCGCTCGGCGACTGGGACGTGTTCGACCCCGACGGCTCCCTCACGGCGGTCGTGGCCAACCCACCGGGCGTCTGGCTTCACGCGATCACCGACCGCGCGGCAGTGGGCGTGTGGCTCGACGCGCTCGACGTCCCTCGTGTGCAGCGTCACGCCATCGTGCCCCCTCGGGCATCTCGATCGCCGGCCCCCATCCCACCCTGA
- a CDS encoding ABC transporter ATP-binding protein: MRPVRRPPVIEARGLEKTYQMGQTRVHALRGVDVTVEAGEMIAIMGTSGSGKSTLMNILGCLDRSSGGRYSLDGIDVESLDKNDVADLRNRKLGFVFQGFNLLPRTSAIENVELPLLYDRSGRKLDSRALARRALERVGLGERLDHEPAELSGGQQQRVAIARALVTGPSLVLADEPTGNLDSFTSVEVMGLFQELNEEGVTILVVTHEPEIARYAKRLIELRDGRVIRDEPIADRRSAADDLASLQPVAAGAFS, encoded by the coding sequence ATGAGACCCGTACGCAGGCCTCCGGTGATCGAGGCACGGGGTCTCGAGAAGACGTACCAGATGGGGCAGACCCGAGTGCATGCCCTTCGGGGCGTCGATGTGACCGTCGAGGCCGGAGAAATGATCGCCATCATGGGCACGTCGGGATCGGGGAAGTCGACCCTGATGAACATCCTGGGGTGTCTGGACCGGTCGTCGGGGGGCCGCTACAGCCTCGACGGCATCGATGTGGAGTCTCTCGACAAGAACGACGTGGCCGACCTCCGCAACCGCAAACTCGGCTTCGTCTTTCAGGGCTTCAACCTGCTTCCGCGCACGAGTGCGATCGAGAATGTCGAACTGCCTCTGCTCTACGACCGCAGCGGCCGCAAGCTCGACAGTCGAGCGCTCGCACGGAGAGCGCTGGAGCGGGTGGGTCTCGGTGAGAGGCTCGACCACGAGCCGGCCGAACTCTCGGGTGGACAGCAGCAGCGGGTGGCGATCGCGCGGGCGCTGGTGACCGGGCCATCGCTGGTGCTCGCCGACGAGCCCACCGGAAACCTCGACTCCTTCACGTCGGTGGAGGTGATGGGCCTCTTCCAGGAGCTGAACGAGGAAGGCGTCACGATCCTCGTGGTCACCCACGAGCCGGAGATCGCCCGCTATGCGAAACGCCTGATCGAGCTGCGCGACGGTCGGGTCATTCGCGATGAACCGATCGCCGACCGGCGCAGCGCCGCCGACGACCTCGCATCACTCCAACCCGTGGCCGCAGGAGCTTTCTCATGA
- a CDS encoding HAMP domain-containing sensor histidine kinase produces MTNSTLPEGLGRSRRWVRWGLLLTPLTFAVALLASAWGGYRSAKGAMEALQRGQAEMLAGSFRGGLIGTWERGQVQGSDRFRPLPPDRAPLLGDSADAVPGPAEGPVRRPIPSDREVMAVLDSVVADRAEAGLRWAGFLSPDDEVLVEGGARLSGPLQVPSRPDRPALVRVGERVRSFFIPPGDDGASRPTLVLEFEPVIARSMVSSAVRSLVLAAVVAGLLTVAGLGLLRLSLRFEAAERRMEERRRLALLGEMSAVLAHEIRNPLASLKGHAQLLVERLADTPNERRRAERVVGEATRLEALTTDLLDFAGSGPLHLEEVDPIETVRVSATEAAPEVVIPMSTQTAPERWPLDTRRLRQALVNLVRNAAQASPDGPPPEITVATEAGRLVIEVRDHGAGLPPGQEDRIFDPFFTTRTTGTGLGLAVTRRIAELHGGELAASNAEGGGARFRLEFPRRS; encoded by the coding sequence ATGACGAACTCGACCCTTCCCGAGGGGCTCGGCCGCAGCCGCCGGTGGGTCCGCTGGGGGCTGCTCCTCACCCCGCTGACGTTCGCGGTCGCCCTGCTCGCGAGTGCGTGGGGCGGGTACCGCAGCGCCAAGGGCGCCATGGAGGCGCTCCAGCGGGGCCAGGCCGAGATGCTCGCCGGGTCGTTTCGCGGTGGGCTGATCGGCACGTGGGAACGCGGCCAGGTGCAGGGATCCGATCGGTTCCGCCCTCTGCCTCCCGACCGCGCCCCCCTCCTCGGCGACTCGGCGGACGCCGTTCCCGGCCCTGCAGAGGGTCCGGTCCGGCGTCCGATCCCCAGCGATCGGGAGGTCATGGCCGTCCTCGACAGTGTGGTGGCCGATCGCGCAGAGGCGGGGCTCCGGTGGGCGGGGTTCCTTTCCCCCGACGACGAGGTGCTCGTCGAGGGTGGGGCCCGACTGAGCGGCCCTCTTCAGGTTCCCTCGAGACCGGATCGCCCGGCCCTCGTGCGCGTGGGTGAGCGGGTTCGCTCCTTCTTCATCCCCCCGGGTGACGACGGCGCCTCGCGCCCGACGCTGGTGCTGGAGTTCGAACCCGTCATCGCGCGCTCGATGGTGTCGAGCGCCGTCCGATCCCTGGTTCTCGCCGCGGTCGTCGCCGGGTTGCTCACGGTTGCAGGCCTCGGCCTCCTCCGACTGTCCCTTCGGTTCGAGGCCGCGGAACGGCGGATGGAAGAGCGCCGCCGCCTCGCGCTCCTCGGCGAGATGTCGGCGGTGCTCGCGCACGAGATCCGAAACCCCCTGGCCTCCCTCAAAGGGCACGCGCAACTGCTGGTGGAGCGACTGGCCGACACGCCCAACGAGCGCCGCAGGGCCGAGCGGGTGGTTGGCGAGGCGACTCGGCTCGAGGCACTCACCACCGACCTTCTCGACTTCGCCGGCTCCGGACCTCTTCACCTCGAAGAGGTGGATCCGATCGAGACGGTGCGAGTCTCCGCGACGGAGGCGGCGCCCGAGGTAGTGATCCCGATGAGCACGCAGACTGCGCCGGAGCGATGGCCTCTCGACACGCGTCGCCTTCGGCAGGCACTGGTCAACCTCGTTCGCAATGCCGCCCAAGCCTCACCCGACGGTCCGCCTCCAGAGATCACGGTCGCCACCGAGGCGGGTCGCCTGGTGATCGAGGTGCGCGATCATGGCGCCGGTCTTCCGCCGGGTCAGGAGGACCGAATCTTCGACCCCTTCTTCACGACTCGCACGACCGGCACGGGACTCGGGCTCGCGGTCACCCGACGAATCGCCGAGTTGCATGGCGGCGAACTCGCCGCTTCGAACGCCGAAGGCGGCGGGGCGCGATTCCGCCTAGAGTTCCCCCGAAGGAGCTAG
- a CDS encoding sigma-54 dependent transcriptional regulator produces the protein MASILIVDDEEGIREFLADTLVTDGHDITEVADGLAAVRVLDQRGFDLMITDLRMPGALDGIDLLRRARRDQPEMEVVVLTAHGTVDNAVEAMKLGAFDYLQKPLSSPAELRLLVARALERRRLLARDEVQRTSLSTPPLTYGDPVMTPVVKALEKVAGTNSTVLLLGESGTGKEVAARTIHERSARAQGPFVPVNCAAITDTLMESEIFGHEKGAFTGATQARRGRLELADGGTLFLDEIGELKPELQAKLLRVLQERRFERVGGSRTIDVDVRWIAATNRDLEGMVREGTFRDDLYHRLAVFPIELPPLRARHHDLRPLSDTLLARIGREVGRPELRLDDEARERIAQAPWPGNVRGLANALERAAIMAEGDTIRETDLRLADSPRTLSTGHTVSQPVTMEEVERSAIRDALDAVGGNRRRAAQRLGIGERTLYDKIKRYGLT, from the coding sequence ATGGCCTCGATCCTGATCGTCGACGACGAGGAGGGCATCCGCGAGTTTCTGGCCGACACGCTGGTGACGGACGGACACGACATCACGGAGGTCGCCGATGGTCTCGCGGCCGTCCGTGTGCTCGACCAGCGAGGGTTCGACCTGATGATCACCGACCTCCGGATGCCCGGGGCGCTCGACGGAATCGATCTGCTGCGACGGGCGCGCCGCGACCAGCCGGAGATGGAGGTGGTGGTGCTCACGGCCCACGGCACCGTCGACAACGCGGTGGAGGCCATGAAGCTGGGGGCGTTCGACTACCTTCAGAAGCCACTGTCGAGCCCCGCGGAATTGCGGCTCCTGGTGGCCCGGGCCCTGGAGCGGCGCCGTCTGCTCGCACGAGATGAGGTGCAGCGCACCTCGCTCTCCACGCCGCCACTCACCTACGGGGACCCGGTGATGACCCCGGTCGTGAAGGCCTTGGAGAAAGTGGCCGGCACGAACTCCACCGTGTTGTTGCTCGGTGAGAGCGGCACCGGCAAGGAGGTGGCAGCGCGGACGATCCACGAACGGAGCGCCCGTGCACAGGGGCCCTTCGTGCCGGTCAACTGCGCGGCGATCACCGACACTCTCATGGAGAGCGAGATCTTCGGGCACGAGAAGGGGGCCTTCACGGGGGCCACACAGGCTCGGAGAGGCCGACTGGAGTTGGCCGACGGCGGAACCCTCTTTCTCGACGAGATCGGCGAACTCAAGCCGGAGCTGCAAGCCAAGCTCTTGCGGGTACTTCAGGAACGGCGGTTCGAGCGAGTCGGCGGATCGCGCACCATCGATGTGGATGTGCGATGGATCGCGGCGACCAATCGTGACCTCGAGGGGATGGTCCGGGAGGGCACGTTTCGGGACGACCTCTACCATCGCCTCGCCGTCTTCCCGATCGAACTCCCACCCCTTCGGGCCCGGCATCACGACCTTCGTCCACTGTCCGACACCCTCCTCGCCCGGATCGGAAGGGAGGTCGGACGTCCCGAACTCCGACTCGACGACGAGGCGCGGGAGCGGATCGCGCAGGCCCCCTGGCCAGGCAACGTACGAGGGCTTGCCAACGCGCTCGAGCGCGCCGCGATCATGGCCGAGGGAGATACCATCCGCGAGACGGATCTGCGCCTCGCCGACAGCCCCCGGACGCTGTCCACGGGCCACACCGTCTCGCAGCCGGTCACCATGGAAGAGGTGGAACGCTCTGCGATTCGCGACGCGCTGGACGCCGTGGGCGGCAATCGCCGCCGGGCCGCTCAACGCCTCGGGATCGGCGAGCGAACTCTCTACGACAAGATCAAGCGGTACGGGCTGACCTGA
- a CDS encoding nuclear transport factor 2 family protein — protein sequence MSQAREVIQSLYDAFGRSDAGFVLGLMADDIHWMEAEGSPMASGNPYASPQQVGEGVFGRLLSVFDDFAAVPSEILAEGDRVVAFGRYSGVHKESGEKLDAPFVHSWTLDGETITAFQQYTDTEQHVRLMG from the coding sequence ATGTCGCAAGCCCGAGAAGTCATCCAGTCGCTCTACGATGCCTTTGGCCGCAGTGACGCGGGATTCGTCCTGGGTCTCATGGCCGATGACATCCACTGGATGGAGGCCGAGGGCAGCCCGATGGCGAGCGGTAACCCCTACGCTTCCCCCCAGCAGGTAGGAGAGGGGGTCTTCGGGCGGCTGCTGTCGGTGTTCGACGACTTCGCCGCGGTGCCGAGCGAGATTCTCGCCGAAGGCGATCGAGTGGTGGCCTTCGGCCGCTATTCCGGAGTTCACAAGGAATCGGGCGAGAAGCTCGACGCCCCGTTCGTGCACTCGTGGACGTTGGACGGCGAGACGATCACCGCCTTTCAGCAGTACACCGATACCGAGCAACACGTCCGTCTGATGGGCTGA
- a CDS encoding DinB family protein yields MDPRVTHLEALLARFRADLEEAYRALSEPLRSRRPSDGGWSADQVIEHLAETEESILRLLTGFVSRSEVRTDAEFDPDQFAQMLDMPFFLDRSRRLEGRQPRGALDAAEAWESLTQSRAGVLALLKQAEGRRLEDPAYPHPATGHDLNGYQWVAFLALHEGRHADQIRSVSRANR; encoded by the coding sequence ATGGATCCGAGAGTGACGCACCTCGAGGCGCTCCTCGCGCGGTTTCGCGCCGATCTCGAAGAAGCATACCGAGCACTTTCAGAACCGCTGCGTTCCCGTCGGCCGTCCGACGGTGGCTGGTCGGCCGACCAGGTGATCGAGCACCTCGCCGAGACGGAAGAGTCGATCCTGCGGCTGCTCACGGGATTCGTGAGTCGGAGCGAAGTGCGCACCGACGCGGAGTTCGACCCCGACCAGTTCGCCCAGATGCTCGACATGCCGTTCTTTCTCGACCGGTCGCGGCGTCTCGAAGGCCGGCAGCCCCGCGGAGCCCTCGATGCCGCCGAGGCGTGGGAGTCACTCACGCAGAGCCGCGCGGGCGTCCTCGCACTCCTGAAACAGGCCGAGGGCAGACGACTCGAAGACCCCGCGTACCCCCATCCCGCAACGGGCCACGATCTCAACGGGTACCAGTGGGTCGCCTTCCTGGCGCTCCACGAAGGCCGGCACGCGGACCAGATCCGCAGCGTCTCCCGCGCGAATCGATGA
- a CDS encoding TolC family protein, translating to MRTILTAGALALALMAAGSPAGAQEPTVPFTSITFDEAVSIALQQSSSIARARNQVALSGLDVSSATMEFVPDLRFSLSGDQDFGRTFNTDEGQILDGNTQGMNARMSSSVTLFDGFANVANRNQAKLGESAALLSAQRVEQSVVFSVIAGYIGLIEAREQVGVAEENLAFQQAREEEIQALVDGGSQPVADLYQQQAEVAAARASLVDARGTAVLAEVDLVQVLRLDPTGVYDFVAPTMPDDSEVAGDVDVPELLDRAFAARPDLAGLRTEVEAAEAGVSAARASYWPTIGLSASYGSSYSSATTSSVFDQFDDRKSGSLSLSLSVPLFDGRQAARATERARIQEYEAELALDDLRQQIALEVRRVAVDRESAVQRLAAAAAQVEAAERALEAVQERYGSGVATVFEVNQSQASYVSASSALVGARYTLLFQDELLDYYVGELDPAQALGS from the coding sequence ATGAGAACGATATTGACGGCCGGCGCGCTGGCCCTGGCGCTGATGGCGGCGGGGAGCCCTGCTGGCGCTCAGGAGCCGACGGTGCCCTTCACCTCCATCACCTTCGACGAGGCGGTGAGCATCGCCCTGCAGCAGAGTTCTTCGATCGCGCGGGCACGGAATCAGGTAGCCCTCTCGGGACTCGACGTGTCGAGTGCGACGATGGAGTTCGTGCCCGACCTGCGCTTCTCCTTGAGCGGCGATCAGGACTTCGGGCGCACCTTCAACACCGACGAGGGGCAGATCCTCGACGGCAACACGCAGGGCATGAACGCGCGGATGTCGAGCAGCGTGACCCTCTTCGACGGCTTCGCGAACGTCGCCAATCGCAACCAGGCCAAGCTCGGCGAATCGGCCGCGCTGCTCAGCGCCCAGCGGGTGGAGCAGTCGGTGGTCTTCTCCGTGATCGCCGGCTACATCGGCCTGATCGAGGCGCGCGAACAGGTGGGTGTGGCCGAGGAGAACCTCGCGTTTCAGCAGGCGCGGGAGGAGGAGATTCAAGCCCTGGTCGACGGGGGTTCTCAACCGGTCGCCGATCTCTACCAGCAGCAGGCCGAGGTGGCCGCGGCGCGTGCGTCGCTGGTGGACGCCCGGGGCACCGCCGTCCTGGCCGAGGTGGATCTCGTGCAGGTGTTGAGGCTGGATCCCACCGGAGTCTACGACTTCGTCGCCCCGACGATGCCGGACGATTCCGAGGTGGCCGGCGACGTGGACGTGCCGGAGCTTCTGGATCGAGCCTTCGCCGCCCGCCCCGATCTCGCAGGGCTGCGCACCGAGGTGGAGGCGGCCGAGGCGGGCGTGAGCGCGGCCCGCGCGTCGTACTGGCCCACGATCGGGCTGTCGGCGAGCTACGGGAGTTCCTACAGCAGCGCCACCACCAGCTCGGTCTTCGACCAGTTCGATGATCGCAAGAGCGGCTCGCTGTCTCTGTCGCTGTCCGTACCGCTCTTCGACGGCAGGCAAGCCGCTCGGGCCACCGAGCGCGCCCGGATCCAGGAGTACGAGGCCGAGCTGGCGCTCGACGACCTCCGACAGCAGATCGCGCTCGAGGTGCGTCGCGTCGCCGTGGATCGCGAATCGGCGGTGCAGCGCCTCGCGGCCGCCGCGGCGCAGGTCGAGGCCGCCGAGCGCGCGCTCGAGGCGGTGCAGGAGCGATACGGGTCGGGGGTAGCCACCGTGTTCGAGGTGAACCAGTCGCAGGCGAGCTACGTCTCGGCGTCGAGTGCGCTCGTGGGTGCCCGCTACACGCTGCTCTTTCAGGACGAACTCCTCGACTACTACGTCGGGGAGCTCGATCCCGCTCAGGCGCTGGGGAGTTAG
- a CDS encoding GyrI-like domain-containing protein: MSDVELTQEMPRPFVGIRRKVHTSELPTYFAEVLPKVMRWVYARGATPASAPIAVWCAMDMESGVADVHAGCFVDGELDGEGEITTGVTSGGDVLRVVHQGGYDTMGESWGRVYGRAKELGRRPGVGWEIYVDDPTAVPAEELRTEIHLPVE, from the coding sequence ATGTCGGATGTCGAACTCACCCAGGAGATGCCGCGCCCCTTCGTGGGGATCCGGCGCAAGGTCCACACGTCCGAGCTCCCGACGTACTTCGCCGAGGTGCTGCCGAAGGTGATGAGATGGGTGTACGCCCGGGGCGCGACGCCGGCCTCGGCGCCGATCGCCGTGTGGTGTGCCATGGACATGGAGTCGGGCGTCGCCGATGTCCACGCCGGGTGCTTCGTCGACGGTGAGCTCGACGGCGAGGGCGAGATCACGACCGGCGTCACATCGGGCGGCGATGTGCTGCGAGTGGTGCACCAGGGCGGATACGACACCATGGGAGAGTCGTGGGGCCGAGTGTACGGCCGGGCAAAGGAACTCGGTCGTCGGCCCGGTGTGGGCTGGGAAATCTACGTGGACGACCCCACGGCAGTGCCCGCCGAGGAACTCCGCACGGAGATCCATCTGCCGGTGGAGTAG
- a CDS encoding ABC transporter permease encodes MKSRTLIKVAGQSIVKNKMRTFLTMLGIIIGVGAVIVMVAIGAGAQNEIASQIENLGTNMLVVTPGAAEQGGVSQGAQSLSRLTVDDAEMLDEQSFLVAAVSPVIVSPTQVIGGTGNWRTAVMGVSTGYQTIRDWGLTDGIFFDDDDVAALRKVVVLGSTVADALFPDGDAVGQQISVRDVPVTVIGVLESKGQTSEGSDQDDVVLAPYTTVQNRLSGRMFISQILASTHTAEEVAAAQAEIGVILRESHDLAQNEQDDFTVRNQAEITEAAQGTTEVMTLLLAAIAGISLLVGGIGIMNIMLVSVTERTREIGLRLALGARGSDVLTQFLVESVVMSIFGGLIGLGLGIGGSATVSYFTGWSTLISPSTVALALCFAGAVGVFFGFYPARRAAALDPIEALRYE; translated from the coding sequence ATGAAGAGCCGGACGCTGATCAAGGTGGCGGGGCAGAGCATCGTCAAGAACAAGATGCGCACCTTTCTCACCATGCTCGGAATCATCATCGGGGTGGGCGCCGTGATCGTGATGGTGGCGATTGGCGCCGGCGCCCAGAACGAGATCGCGAGCCAGATCGAGAACCTGGGCACCAACATGCTCGTGGTCACCCCCGGTGCCGCAGAGCAGGGTGGGGTGAGCCAGGGCGCCCAGAGCCTCAGTCGTCTCACCGTGGACGACGCGGAGATGCTCGACGAACAGAGCTTCCTCGTGGCGGCGGTGTCGCCGGTGATCGTCTCTCCCACCCAGGTGATCGGGGGCACGGGCAACTGGCGCACCGCCGTGATGGGCGTCTCGACCGGCTATCAGACCATCCGCGACTGGGGCCTGACCGACGGCATCTTCTTCGACGACGACGATGTGGCGGCGTTGCGCAAGGTGGTGGTGCTCGGATCCACCGTGGCCGACGCCCTCTTCCCGGACGGCGATGCGGTGGGTCAGCAGATCAGTGTGCGCGATGTGCCGGTGACGGTGATCGGGGTGCTCGAGTCGAAGGGTCAGACTTCCGAAGGGTCGGATCAGGACGATGTGGTGCTGGCGCCCTACACCACCGTCCAGAACCGGTTGTCGGGTCGCATGTTCATCAGTCAGATCCTGGCCAGCACCCATACCGCAGAGGAGGTGGCAGCGGCGCAGGCCGAGATCGGAGTGATCCTCCGGGAGTCCCACGATCTCGCACAGAACGAGCAGGACGACTTCACCGTGCGAAACCAGGCGGAGATCACCGAGGCGGCTCAGGGCACGACCGAGGTCATGACGCTTCTGCTCGCCGCCATCGCCGGCATCTCGTTGCTGGTCGGAGGCATCGGGATCATGAACATCATGCTCGTCTCCGTAACCGAGCGCACCCGGGAGATCGGGCTGCGGCTCGCGCTGGGTGCGCGGGGTAGCGACGTGCTCACGCAGTTCCTCGTGGAGAGCGTGGTCATGAGCATCTTCGGCGGACTCATCGGCCTCGGTCTGGGCATCGGGGGGAGCGCCACGGTCAGCTACTTCACCGGGTGGAGCACCCTGATCTCGCCGAGCACCGTGGCGCTGGCGCTCTGCTTCGCCGGAGCGGTGGGGGTCTTCTTCGGCTTCTACCCGGCGCGCCGGGCCGCCGCGCTCGATCCCATCGAAGCCCTGCGGTACGAGTAG
- a CDS encoding DinB family protein has translation MQSSPDRNAPAVTPAQHHIDDLQTLKTKFVSLARAFGRDQMNWRPMEGVRSVHEVVALMVAEVHLFPTIWGAAPPEASESGWEPEMARTEALSPDAAIEQMEAGFDHMIASVESLDAASRAATVDWFGTPMQAEAALSAALFDMHEHLGQLIAYARMNRVVPPWSR, from the coding sequence ATGCAGTCCTCCCCCGATCGAAACGCCCCGGCCGTCACCCCGGCCCAGCATCACATCGACGACCTGCAGACTCTGAAGACGAAGTTCGTCTCGCTCGCGCGAGCCTTCGGGCGCGACCAGATGAACTGGCGTCCGATGGAGGGGGTGCGGTCGGTGCACGAAGTGGTGGCTTTGATGGTGGCCGAGGTGCACCTGTTTCCGACGATCTGGGGTGCGGCGCCGCCGGAGGCGTCGGAGAGTGGCTGGGAGCCGGAGATGGCGCGAACCGAGGCTCTGTCACCGGATGCCGCCATCGAGCAGATGGAGGCGGGTTTCGACCACATGATCGCATCGGTCGAATCCCTCGATGCCGCGTCCCGCGCGGCCACCGTCGACTGGTTCGGCACGCCGATGCAGGCCGAAGCCGCCCTTTCGGCCGCCCTCTTCGACATGCATGAGCATCTGGGCCAGCTCATCGCCTATGCCCGCATGAACCGGGTGGTGCCTCCCTGGAGTCGGTAG
- a CDS encoding efflux RND transporter periplasmic adaptor subunit has protein sequence MTKIKLWAPIALAALTVLMWGIVSRTEGASTTYRFATIGREDIESVVTATGTLEATETVDVGTQVSGQIAELLVDYNDHVTAGQLLARIDPTILEQEVGSAEANLARSQAELDQAERELTRSEELHDKRVVTDAEHDQALYAHAVATASHASAQIALERARRNLEYSEVRAPNDGVVVSRDIDVGQTVAASLSAPTLLVIAQDLSEMEILASVDESDIGLIHDGQDVRFSVRAYADEEFSGTVRQVRLQSTTQENVVNYSVVIGVDNEDGRLLPGMTATVEFVIDRAVGELTVPNTALRFQATEAMQEQVLANRPVEGRDDRGPADGEVPAGADASERPVAGRGASGVAGDPTPDGSAAESEAAVLWYLDANGELAIAPIRTGLSDGRNTVIVAAPPEVAEGLQVIAAVVSGDSSPAAATNPFQSGNSAQSAPPGPRGAF, from the coding sequence ATGACGAAGATCAAGCTCTGGGCCCCCATCGCGCTCGCCGCACTGACGGTGCTCATGTGGGGGATCGTGAGCCGTACCGAGGGCGCCTCGACCACCTACCGATTCGCCACCATCGGCCGAGAAGACATCGAGTCGGTCGTGACCGCCACCGGCACCCTCGAGGCCACCGAGACGGTGGATGTGGGCACGCAGGTGAGCGGGCAGATCGCCGAGCTCCTCGTCGACTACAACGACCACGTGACGGCCGGCCAGCTCCTCGCTCGGATCGACCCCACCATTCTCGAACAGGAGGTGGGGTCGGCCGAAGCCAACCTCGCCCGGAGTCAGGCGGAGCTCGACCAGGCCGAGCGGGAGCTCACCCGCAGCGAGGAACTGCACGACAAGCGGGTGGTGACCGACGCCGAGCACGACCAGGCGCTGTACGCACACGCCGTGGCCACCGCGAGCCACGCCTCGGCGCAGATCGCCCTCGAGCGGGCCCGTCGCAACCTCGAGTACTCCGAGGTGCGGGCCCCGAACGACGGGGTGGTCGTCTCGCGCGATATCGATGTGGGTCAGACGGTGGCCGCGAGTCTGTCGGCCCCGACGCTGTTAGTCATCGCGCAGGATCTGAGCGAAATGGAGATCCTGGCGAGTGTGGACGAGAGCGACATCGGGCTGATCCACGACGGTCAGGACGTGCGCTTCAGCGTGCGGGCCTACGCCGACGAAGAGTTCTCCGGCACGGTTCGACAGGTCCGCCTGCAATCGACCACGCAGGAGAACGTGGTCAACTACAGCGTGGTGATCGGGGTCGACAATGAAGATGGGCGCTTGCTGCCTGGCATGACCGCCACGGTGGAGTTCGTGATCGACCGCGCGGTCGGCGAGCTCACGGTGCCGAACACCGCCCTGCGCTTTCAGGCGACCGAGGCGATGCAGGAGCAGGTGCTGGCGAACAGGCCCGTCGAGGGACGCGATGACCGCGGGCCGGCCGATGGCGAGGTGCCGGCCGGAGCGGACGCGAGCGAGCGGCCGGTCGCCGGGCGCGGCGCATCCGGGGTGGCCGGCGACCCGACTCCGGACGGGTCGGCTGCGGAGTCGGAAGCCGCGGTGCTGTGGTACCTCGACGCGAATGGCGAGCTGGCCATCGCCCCCATCCGCACGGGCCTGAGCGACGGGCGCAACACCGTGATCGTGGCGGCGCCTCCCGAGGTGGCGGAGGGACTCCAGGTGATCGCGGCCGTGGTGAGCGGCGACTCCAGTCCGGCCGCAGCCACCAATCCCTTCCAGAGCGGGAACTCCGCGCAGTCGGCCCCCCCTGGACCGAGAGGAGCCTTCTGA